CCTGGTGACCCTCGGCGGTGAGGTACTCCCGGGCCGCGCGGGAGATCCCGACCCCGGCGGCGGGCACGCGGGTGAGCAGAACGAGCATCGGCACGCCGGCCGGTGTCACGAGAGACGCGGTGGCCGGGATCCGGGCCAGCTCGCCTTGCTCGGGGCCGATCGGGGAGAGCACGAGGTCGGCGACCATGACGGCCTGGCGGAGCACCTCGGGGTGCTCGCCGCCGATGTCGACCAGGACCCGGGCCGCGCCGGTCTCGCGCTGGGCCTTCTGCGCGAACGGCACCAGCAGTCCTTGCGACGGTGCCCACTGCACGACGTGGAACGGCAGCTCCCCGCCGGTCGCGTAGACCCGGGTGGCCCAGTCGGTCACGCCCTGGGTGCCGGCGTCGGCGTCGATGACCAGAACATCATCGCCGCGGCCGGCGAGCGCGAACGCGGCCAGCATCGCGGTCGTGCTCTTGCGCACCCCGCCCTTGAGTGTGGCGATCAGCCACAGCGAGGCCCTG
This is a stretch of genomic DNA from Parafrankia irregularis. It encodes these proteins:
- a CDS encoding ParA family protein, which encodes MAIGRASLWLIATLKGGVRKSTTAMLAAFALAGRGDDVLVIDADAGTQGVTDWATRVYATGGELPFHVVQWAPSQGLLVPFAQKAQRETGAARVLVDIGGEHPEVLRQAVMVADLVLSPIGPEQGELARIPATASLVTPAGVPMLVLLTRVPAAGVGISRAAREYLTAEGHQ